In Chryseobacterium camelliae, one DNA window encodes the following:
- a CDS encoding ribonuclease H-like YkuK family protein, translating into METQQEIWQNMTGKIFRKPITELVEEAIIREQALGYRLKVCVGSDSHVYGDAINYATAVVLIREGKGAFTFIRKEREFQRISIKERMLNEVNKSVEIAYAICSVLDAYGIEMEVHADINTDPDFKSNVALKDAMGYILGMGYVFKAKPFAFASSNCADMMV; encoded by the coding sequence ATGGAAACGCAACAAGAAATTTGGCAGAACATGACCGGAAAAATTTTCCGCAAACCTATCACAGAGCTGGTAGAAGAAGCCATTATCCGCGAACAGGCTCTGGGGTACCGGCTGAAAGTATGTGTGGGATCAGATTCCCATGTTTACGGTGATGCTATTAATTATGCAACGGCCGTAGTATTGATTCGTGAGGGAAAAGGAGCGTTTACCTTTATCAGAAAAGAAAGAGAATTCCAGCGGATCAGTATCAAAGAGCGGATGCTGAACGAAGTCAATAAATCTGTAGAAATTGCCTATGCAATCTGTTCAGTTCTGGATGCTTATGGAATAGAAATGGAGGTACACGCGGACATCAATACCGATCCTGATTTTAAATCCAATGTAGCCTTAAAAGATGCTATGGGATATATTCTGGGAATGGGATATGTATTCAAAGCAAAACCTTTTGCTTTTGCAAGTTCCAATTGTGCTGATATGATGGTGTAA
- a CDS encoding 3'-5' exonuclease, which produces MNNNIIVIDLEATCWEYDRTPPGQKTDIIEIGICELNKSTRAISGKQSIYVIPERSKISNFCTQLTGITPQLIEEKGIYFEEACEKIRDEYHPEMLTWAGFGAFDREQMMQQCDYLGIENPFSGNYLNIMHLFRNYNGLHKMMGLKRALKAMNMNFEGHHHSGADDAYNAARILREIL; this is translated from the coding sequence ATGAACAACAATATAATCGTTATCGATCTGGAAGCTACCTGCTGGGAGTATGACAGAACCCCGCCGGGACAGAAAACCGATATCATAGAAATAGGAATCTGCGAACTGAATAAATCAACAAGAGCAATTTCCGGGAAACAAAGCATTTATGTAATTCCTGAAAGATCCAAAATCAGCAATTTCTGCACCCAGCTCACCGGCATTACCCCTCAGCTGATTGAAGAAAAAGGAATTTATTTTGAAGAAGCCTGTGAGAAAATAAGGGATGAGTACCATCCGGAAATGCTTACCTGGGCAGGGTTCGGTGCATTCGACCGGGAGCAGATGATGCAGCAGTGCGATTATCTGGGTATTGAAAATCCTTTTTCGGGAAATTACCTCAATATTATGCATCTGTTCAGAAATTATAACGGACTCCACAAAATGATGGGACTTAAAAGAGCCCTTAAGGCCATGAACATGAATTTTGAAGGCCATCATCACAGCGGAGCGGACGATGCTTATAATGCAGCCAGGATTTTACGTGAAATCCTGTAA
- a CDS encoding LamG-like jellyroll fold domain-containing protein, translating to MKKIYLFAALAVSLCTTAQTPNYVPASGLVAWWGFNGNANDSSANGNNLMVNSATLTADRNGNPNSAYAFNGTTSYLSSNALSYTFSLSGAHSISFWMKKSGNTEGVALMSGSNTGGNFIWLFQCDTTKPIYGTNKQGQSWTWVNGPAYSTSQWEHYVAVYNNQTMQVYKNGVSVGTATNTYTNATQAAMPFYIGRAISGGYIAANIDDVGIWNRALSASEVNQLYTGVLSTKEVKTSAGSIAPNPAGDFISVSLPLKGTKTYVITDMNGRKISSGTLSDKKNIQVSELQRGTYIIEVEGTQPLKFIKK from the coding sequence ATGAAAAAAATCTATTTATTTGCTGCTTTAGCGGTTTCATTATGTACAACTGCGCAAACCCCCAATTATGTACCAGCCTCAGGACTGGTTGCATGGTGGGGTTTTAACGGAAACGCGAATGACTCCAGCGCTAATGGTAATAACCTGATGGTAAACAGCGCCACTCTTACTGCCGACCGCAATGGAAATCCCAATTCAGCTTATGCATTTAACGGTACTACAAGTTACCTTAGCAGCAATGCACTCTCTTACACGTTTTCTCTATCCGGAGCTCACTCAATCTCTTTCTGGATGAAAAAGTCCGGCAATACTGAAGGGGTTGCCCTCATGAGCGGATCCAATACCGGTGGAAATTTCATCTGGCTTTTTCAATGTGACACTACGAAACCAATTTACGGAACCAATAAGCAGGGGCAATCGTGGACATGGGTAAATGGTCCGGCCTATTCAACCTCACAATGGGAACATTATGTAGCCGTATACAATAACCAGACGATGCAGGTGTACAAAAACGGCGTTTCGGTAGGGACTGCAACCAACACCTACACCAATGCCACCCAGGCTGCAATGCCATTTTATATCGGCAGGGCCATAAGCGGGGGCTATATTGCTGCAAACATTGATGATGTGGGGATCTGGAACAGGGCACTAAGCGCATCAGAAGTCAACCAGCTGTACACCGGAGTTTTATCAACCAAAGAAGTAAAAACCTCAGCAGGAAGCATTGCGCCAAATCCTGCAGGAGATTTCATCAGTGTCAGCCTGCCTTTAAAAGGAACAAAAACCTATGTCATTACTGATATGAACGGAAGAAAAATATCATCCGGTACTCTTTCGGATAAGAAGAATATTCAGGTTTCAGAACTTCAGAGAGGAACATACATCATAGAAGTCGAAGGTACTCAACCGCTTAAATTCATCAAAAAGTAA
- a CDS encoding cyclic-phosphate processing receiver domain-containing protein codes for MEMTKRLLFLDDIRYPFEVYHYTQNDIFRRKDWYIVRNYEQFTGRILEQGLPEMISFDHDLADEHYLKTGSQEFVEKAGYDCAKWLVEYCMDHLLDLPEFYCHSLNPVGKENIESLLNNFKRI; via the coding sequence ATGGAAATGACAAAAAGATTACTCTTCCTGGATGATATACGGTATCCTTTCGAGGTATATCATTATACCCAAAATGATATTTTCAGGAGGAAGGACTGGTATATTGTGCGTAATTATGAGCAGTTTACCGGCAGGATTCTTGAACAGGGCCTTCCGGAAATGATTTCCTTCGATCATGATCTGGCAGATGAACATTATTTGAAAACTGGTAGTCAGGAGTTTGTCGAAAAGGCGGGATACGATTGTGCTAAATGGTTGGTCGAATACTGCATGGATCATTTATTAGATCTGCCGGAATTTTATTGCCATTCCCTAAATCCGGTAGGAAAAGAAAATATAGAAAGCCTTTTGAACAATTTTAAAAGGATATAA
- a CDS encoding phosphoribosyltransferase family protein: MNTRYSLHHIHTAEEFTFSPESYSYFKYGLTSYAEKFAKELFAGFIVKHGNMLLQNKEIVVLPSPYMAIPTASNFLCFYFKKHLDFYLFQKGKKSSVLSKINRNQTYITDYGNLSFEERKNLIANDTYYIDKDFLKGKLCLFIDDIKITGSHEYTVNKILDQYKVEGDFLFIYYAELMNKDIDPTIENFFNYYAVKNVEHVAEVMKSPDFEFNTRIVKYILGLDSGKFDYLTSTVKKEQMDLLLELAISNNYHLIKEYKNNINILTQTELYHGY; this comes from the coding sequence ATGAATACACGATACAGTTTACATCATATACATACTGCTGAAGAATTTACCTTTTCACCAGAATCATACAGTTATTTTAAATACGGACTGACTTCATATGCTGAAAAATTTGCAAAAGAACTATTTGCAGGTTTTATTGTCAAACATGGAAATATGCTTTTGCAGAATAAGGAGATCGTAGTGCTGCCAAGTCCTTACATGGCGATTCCTACAGCATCCAATTTCCTGTGTTTCTATTTTAAGAAGCATCTGGACTTCTATCTGTTTCAGAAGGGAAAAAAATCCAGTGTTCTGTCTAAAATCAATCGTAACCAGACCTATATAACAGATTATGGGAACCTTAGTTTTGAAGAGCGTAAAAATTTGATTGCCAATGACACATATTATATTGATAAAGATTTCTTGAAAGGGAAGCTATGTCTATTTATAGATGACATCAAAATTACGGGTAGCCATGAATACACTGTGAATAAAATTTTGGATCAGTATAAAGTGGAAGGTGATTTCCTGTTTATATACTATGCTGAACTCATGAATAAAGATATAGATCCTACTATTGAAAACTTTTTCAATTATTATGCGGTCAAAAACGTGGAGCATGTAGCGGAGGTAATGAAAAGTCCCGATTTTGAATTTAATACACGAATTGTAAAATATATTTTAGGATTGGATTCAGGTAAATTTGATTATCTTACGTCTACAGTTAAAAAGGAGCAGATGGACCTATTATTAGAACTTGCCATCAGCAATAATTATCATTTAATAAAAGAGTACAAAAACAATATTAATATTTTAACACAAACCGAATTATATCATGGCTATTAA
- a CDS encoding transposase, producing MLYKEIHIGQFIKERVAEQEITMERICNFLKKDEEFIEKVYESKSIDTDLLLRWSKLLEYDFFRLYSSHLILYAPPSAVKKDAKKSDKIPYFRKNIYTQEIKNFILKRIQSGEMNQTEIIREYSIPKSTLHRWLQKNTDNNV from the coding sequence ATGTTATATAAAGAAATACATATAGGGCAATTCATTAAAGAAAGAGTTGCAGAGCAGGAAATAACAATGGAAAGAATATGTAATTTCCTCAAAAAAGACGAAGAGTTTATTGAAAAAGTATACGAGAGCAAATCGATAGACACAGATCTGCTCCTGAGATGGAGTAAGCTGTTGGAATATGATTTTTTCAGATTATACAGCTCACATCTTATCCTGTATGCGCCGCCGTCTGCCGTGAAGAAAGATGCCAAGAAATCTGACAAAATCCCATATTTCAGGAAAAATATCTACACGCAGGAAATTAAAAATTTCATCCTTAAGCGCATCCAGTCGGGGGAGATGAATCAAACCGAAATCATCAGAGAATACTCTATTCCGAAAAGTACCCTGCACCGATGGTTGCAAAAAAATACCGATAATAACGTTTAA
- a CDS encoding HAD family hydrolase, which yields MKTEINIQDHAHFSFDLWLTLIKSHPEFKTKRAALFAEFFNINQPAVKVNETVKYYDDMCNTINEVIGNNIDTFEIYMLILGSLQVDIRGIKQQQLHDFYQESERLFMEYRPVIIFDNLHALFEEIRNQDKTISILSNTGFIKGRTMRKFLIEENLDAYIDFHVYSDEINCSKPNPLAFREVKNNIKNKNIDISQVLHIGDNPVADYKGARDFGFSAHLLKI from the coding sequence TTGAAAACAGAAATCAATATTCAAGATCATGCCCACTTTTCCTTTGATTTGTGGCTTACTTTAATTAAATCACATCCTGAATTTAAGACTAAAAGAGCTGCGCTGTTTGCTGAATTTTTCAATATTAATCAGCCTGCCGTTAAAGTAAATGAAACCGTGAAGTATTATGATGATATGTGTAATACGATCAATGAAGTAATCGGGAACAATATAGATACATTTGAAATTTATATGTTGATTCTGGGGTCTTTGCAGGTGGATATAAGAGGAATAAAGCAGCAGCAGCTCCACGATTTTTATCAAGAAAGTGAGCGGCTGTTCATGGAATATCGGCCTGTAATCATTTTTGATAATTTGCATGCTTTGTTTGAGGAGATCAGGAATCAGGATAAGACGATAAGCATTCTTAGCAACACGGGATTCATAAAAGGAAGAACGATGCGTAAATTCCTTATTGAAGAGAATCTGGATGCCTATATTGATTTTCATGTCTATTCAGATGAGATTAATTGCTCAAAACCAAATCCGCTGGCTTTTCGTGAAGTTAAAAACAATATCAAAAATAAGAATATAGACATAAGCCAGGTCCTTCATATTGGTGATAATCCTGTTGCTGATTATAAAGGTGCCAGAGATTTCGGTTTTAGTGCCCATTTGCTTAAAATATAG
- a CDS encoding tetratricopeptide repeat protein: MNKQKFISKFIAAFFLLVIIKVIGILAQLFHKSFWSVAGTLMLFIVIALIFFVVLLRLEDKEKEKSLSGRKKKPGSGNAYVESSLFDRIRNTYEELAQKYIRENDYKKAAKVYINLLRDHYRGAKALEEGGWYSEAAVIYLKKLKNKSEAAHCYEKAKQYRKAIDLYKELGQKEKVGDLYLEMNDRTHANAYYQMVVDDYVGNNQMVKGSLIYRKKMDLPDKAQEILLRGWEENRDAFNCLNNYFANITDVKKLQQQISDLYQRTPSDRKITYLEAMKHEFKKAPELHTAIRNIAYEIIAEKVATHSEIVNELKHFNPADEVILKDISRYKTGRNRILKGG; encoded by the coding sequence ATGAATAAGCAGAAGTTCATCAGTAAATTCATCGCAGCATTTTTTCTTCTGGTTATTATTAAGGTCATCGGAATTCTGGCGCAGCTTTTTCATAAAAGCTTCTGGAGCGTAGCAGGTACATTGATGCTGTTCATTGTCATTGCCCTGATTTTTTTCGTTGTCCTGCTCCGCCTGGAAGATAAGGAAAAAGAAAAAAGCTTGTCCGGGCGTAAAAAGAAACCCGGAAGTGGGAATGCCTATGTGGAATCTTCACTTTTCGACCGGATAAGAAATACATATGAAGAACTGGCCCAAAAATATATCAGGGAGAACGATTATAAAAAAGCGGCTAAGGTGTATATCAACCTTCTCCGGGACCATTACCGCGGAGCCAAAGCACTGGAAGAAGGCGGATGGTACAGTGAAGCGGCTGTCATCTATCTTAAAAAACTCAAAAATAAGTCTGAAGCAGCCCATTGCTACGAAAAAGCCAAGCAATACCGGAAAGCCATTGACCTTTATAAAGAACTCGGCCAGAAGGAAAAAGTAGGGGATCTTTATCTTGAAATGAATGACCGTACTCATGCCAATGCCTATTATCAGATGGTTGTAGATGATTATGTGGGCAATAACCAGATGGTAAAAGGATCACTTATCTATCGTAAAAAGATGGACCTACCGGATAAAGCTCAGGAGATCCTGCTTCGAGGCTGGGAGGAAAACCGAGATGCCTTCAATTGCCTCAATAACTATTTCGCCAACATTACTGACGTTAAAAAACTTCAGCAGCAGATTAGTGACCTCTATCAAAGAACACCTTCAGACCGGAAAATCACCTATCTGGAAGCCATGAAACATGAATTCAAAAAAGCTCCGGAGCTTCACACAGCTATCAGGAACATTGCTTATGAAATTATCGCTGAAAAAGTAGCCACCCATTCAGAAATCGTGAATGAACTGAAACATTTCAATCCTGCTGATGAGGTGATCCTGAAGGATATTTCTAGGTATAAAACCGGCAGGAACAGGATTTTGAAGGGTGGGTAA
- a CDS encoding TerD family protein — MAINLQKGQRENINAPKFTVGLGWDTNNTSTGGAFDLDASLFLLGENKKLISDNHFIFYNNLESPDKSVIHSGDNLTGDGDGDDEQIKIDLTKIDPAVKEITVVVTIHEADARRQNFGQVRNSFIRIFNTDTNEEILKYELDEDFSIETAVEFGRIYNRNGEWKFEAVGTGQREGLEKFVSIYQ; from the coding sequence ATGGCTATTAATTTACAGAAAGGACAAAGAGAAAATATAAATGCCCCTAAATTTACAGTAGGATTAGGATGGGATACTAATAATACATCAACAGGAGGAGCTTTCGATTTAGATGCATCCTTATTTTTGTTGGGTGAGAATAAAAAGTTAATTTCCGATAACCACTTTATCTTTTATAATAATCTTGAATCTCCGGACAAATCAGTTATTCACTCAGGCGATAATTTGACCGGTGATGGGGATGGTGATGACGAGCAGATTAAGATTGATCTTACGAAAATTGATCCTGCTGTAAAAGAGATTACCGTAGTCGTAACTATCCATGAAGCAGATGCAAGAAGGCAAAACTTTGGACAGGTAAGAAATTCTTTTATACGGATTTTTAATACTGACACAAATGAAGAAATCCTTAAATATGAACTTGATGAAGATTTTTCAATTGAAACGGCAGTAGAGTTCGGAAGGATTTATAACAGAAACGGAGAATGGAAATTTGAAGCTGTGGGGACAGGACAGCGCGAAGGCCTTGAAAAATTTGTATCAATTTATCAATAA
- a CDS encoding helix-turn-helix domain-containing protein, with product MRPNYVKIFTDMLKQSDPEKLNDPKVQRQLRNLNTSEDVLNFNEKVFQQSKEMQKSNQKLKTYDRKTMIKLLKYQQKHGFSTSYMSRKYKISRTTLSKWRKNFEDEIK from the coding sequence ATGCGTCCCAACTATGTAAAAATTTTCACGGATATGCTGAAACAGTCTGATCCCGAAAAGCTGAACGATCCTAAAGTACAGAGGCAACTAAGAAACCTGAATACTTCTGAAGATGTACTGAATTTCAATGAGAAAGTTTTCCAACAGTCTAAAGAGATGCAGAAGAGCAACCAAAAGCTGAAGACCTATGACAGGAAAACGATGATCAAGCTTCTGAAATACCAACAGAAACATGGTTTTTCCACCAGTTATATGTCCAGAAAGTATAAGATCAGCAGGACTACTCTTTCCAAATGGAGGAAAAATTTCGAAGATGAAATCAAATAA
- a CDS encoding SulP family inorganic anion transporter, with product MKTDFALFDFSTKINYKNEILSGLTVAMTMIPESLSFAILAGLSPLTGLYAAFIMGLVTAVFGGRPGMVSGGAGATIVVLIALIQSHGIQYLLATVILAGLLQTAVGIFRLGKFVRLIPQPVMYGFLNGLAVIIFMAQVEQFKITGVGGSVNWLHGMPLYIMGGLTVLTIAIVLIFPKITRVVPSSLVAILIIFGIVAVTGIQTKTVSDIASVSGNLPSFHIPEIPFSWDTMKIIFPYALIMAGVGLIESLLTLSMVDEITNTKGNADRESVAQGVANITNGFFGGMGGCAMVAQTLVNLNAGSRSRLSGIIAALTILVIILVGAPFIEKIPMAALVGVMMMVAISTFQWVSVRIVNKMPKSDIFVGITVALITIVLHNLALAVLVGVIISALVFAWDNAKRIRARKHTDEQGIKHYEIYGPLFFGSVAAFIEKFDPENDPGEVVIDFKESRVADMSAIDALDKISKRYREQHKTVHLRHLSEDCIMLLKNAEAVIDVNIQEDPTYKVMPER from the coding sequence ATGAAAACCGATTTTGCACTATTCGATTTTTCCACGAAAATCAACTATAAAAATGAAATCTTATCCGGGCTTACCGTTGCAATGACGATGATTCCTGAATCCTTGTCTTTTGCTATTCTTGCGGGACTGTCGCCTTTAACCGGCCTTTATGCTGCTTTTATCATGGGATTGGTAACGGCTGTTTTCGGTGGCCGCCCCGGAATGGTTTCAGGAGGTGCGGGAGCAACCATTGTGGTTCTTATAGCGCTTATCCAGTCTCACGGCATACAGTACTTGTTGGCTACAGTAATTCTGGCAGGGCTGCTTCAGACGGCGGTTGGTATTTTCAGGCTTGGTAAGTTTGTACGCCTGATCCCGCAGCCGGTAATGTATGGTTTTCTGAACGGTCTGGCCGTTATTATTTTTATGGCTCAGGTAGAGCAGTTTAAAATTACCGGTGTTGGTGGTTCGGTGAACTGGTTGCATGGAATGCCTTTATATATCATGGGCGGTTTAACGGTACTTACCATTGCTATTGTACTTATTTTCCCAAAAATCACCAGGGTAGTTCCTTCTTCCCTGGTCGCAATTCTTATCATCTTCGGTATTGTGGCGGTTACGGGTATCCAGACGAAGACGGTATCTGATATTGCTTCGGTAAGCGGTAACCTCCCTTCTTTTCATATTCCGGAGATTCCTTTTTCGTGGGACACCATGAAGATTATTTTTCCTTATGCCTTGATTATGGCCGGGGTAGGGCTTATAGAGTCGCTTCTAACCTTATCCATGGTGGATGAAATTACCAATACCAAGGGAAATGCAGACAGGGAGTCTGTAGCTCAGGGAGTGGCCAATATAACCAATGGTTTTTTTGGCGGTATGGGAGGCTGTGCCATGGTAGCCCAAACGCTAGTTAACCTTAATGCAGGTTCCAGAAGCAGGCTGTCCGGAATTATTGCTGCCCTCACGATTCTTGTTATTATTCTGGTAGGTGCTCCTTTTATTGAGAAGATTCCTATGGCTGCTTTGGTAGGGGTTATGATGATGGTTGCCATAAGTACGTTTCAGTGGGTATCTGTGCGCATCGTTAATAAAATGCCCAAATCCGATATTTTCGTAGGTATTACCGTTGCACTCATTACCATTGTACTGCATAATCTTGCACTGGCGGTTTTGGTGGGCGTGATCATTTCCGCACTGGTTTTTGCCTGGGACAATGCCAAAAGGATCCGTGCAAGAAAGCATACGGATGAACAGGGTATCAAACATTATGAAATTTATGGACCGCTCTTTTTCGGATCTGTTGCGGCATTTATAGAAAAATTTGACCCGGAAAATGACCCGGGGGAAGTTGTTATTGATTTTAAAGAGAGCAGGGTTGCGGATATGAGTGCGATTGATGCCCTGGATAAAATCTCTAAGCGATACCGGGAACAGCATAAAACCGTGCACCTCCGGCATCTGAGCGAAGACTGCATAATGCTGCTTAAAAATGCTGAAGCGGTGATCGATGTAAATATTCAGGAAGATCCTACGTATAAAGTAATGCCTGAACGATGA
- a CDS encoding 3'-5' exonuclease → MKTTDHILIIDLEATCWDDRPPRGQESEIIEIGVCLMNAGNGRILRSEGILVKPQFSAVSPFCTELTSITPQMLDDEGILLEDALDILRAEYDSENLTWASYGNYDLNMLRDQARKFRVDYPLGDDHINVKTLFGDLHPAVRKSVGMARALGELNLKLEGTHHRGVDDARNITKILYWCLQQYKT, encoded by the coding sequence ATGAAAACAACAGACCATATATTAATTATAGACCTTGAAGCAACATGCTGGGATGATCGTCCGCCGAGAGGCCAGGAGAGCGAAATCATAGAAATCGGGGTCTGTCTTATGAATGCCGGAAACGGTAGGATTTTACGGAGCGAAGGCATCTTGGTAAAGCCTCAGTTTTCAGCAGTAAGTCCGTTCTGTACGGAACTTACTTCCATCACTCCGCAGATGCTGGATGACGAAGGGATTCTGCTGGAAGATGCCCTTGATATCCTGAGAGCAGAATATGATTCCGAAAACCTTACCTGGGCAAGCTACGGAAATTACGATCTGAATATGCTCCGGGACCAGGCAAGAAAGTTCCGTGTGGACTATCCTTTGGGGGATGACCATATTAATGTGAAAACCCTGTTCGGTGATCTGCATCCGGCAGTACGAAAAAGTGTCGGGATGGCCAGGGCATTGGGAGAATTGAACCTTAAACTCGAAGGAACCCATCACAGAGGTGTGGACGATGCCAGGAATATCACGAAGATTTTGTACTGGTGCCTGCAGCAGTATAAAACCTGA
- a CDS encoding TerD family protein — protein sequence MAINLQKGQRINLTKENGTTLTQACVGINWGAIEKKGFFGGITREAVDLDGSCILYDANKNATEVIYFGNLKSKNGAVKHSGDDLTGDVDGNDGLDNEVITVDFSSLDSSVEHVALVLNSYKGQDFGTIPFASIRIYEGTPTNVREVFAKYDIANDASFKGHVAMVMGIFYKRNGEWKFNAIGDPTADKKLQQTIETVKQKYL from the coding sequence ATGGCTATCAACTTACAAAAAGGTCAGAGAATTAACCTAACTAAAGAAAATGGAACAACACTTACACAGGCTTGTGTAGGTATTAATTGGGGAGCAATTGAGAAAAAAGGATTTTTCGGAGGAATAACCAGAGAAGCAGTGGATCTTGACGGAAGCTGTATTTTATATGATGCTAATAAAAATGCAACGGAAGTAATTTATTTCGGGAATCTTAAGTCTAAAAACGGTGCCGTAAAGCATAGTGGCGATGATTTGACGGGGGATGTTGATGGGAATGATGGCCTTGATAATGAGGTTATTACGGTGGATTTTAGCAGTCTCGATTCCAGTGTTGAGCATGTAGCTTTAGTGCTGAACAGTTATAAAGGACAGGATTTCGGAACGATTCCTTTTGCTTCAATAAGAATTTACGAGGGAACTCCTACAAATGTAAGAGAAGTTTTTGCTAAATATGATATAGCTAATGATGCCTCTTTCAAAGGCCACGTGGCTATGGTAATGGGGATTTTCTATAAGAGAAACGGAGAATGGAAGTTCAATGCCATTGGAGATCCTACGGCAGATAAGAAATTGCAGCAAACCATTGAAACAGTAAAGCAGAAATATCTATAG
- a CDS encoding phosphate ABC transporter substrate-binding protein yields the protein MKKIKPLRQAFGAGEYECIDFPKKISNIRISRILYGDTMGCLRCFPHGIETVNSRQNKIQKNWKKYRNVQWKAKL from the coding sequence ATGAAAAAAATCAAACCGTTACGACAGGCTTTCGGAGCCGGTGAATATGAATGTATTGATTTTCCCAAGAAAATTTCAAATATCAGGATTTCCAGAATTTTATATGGCGATACAATGGGATGCTTACGTTGCTTTCCGCACGGAATTGAAACCGTTAATTCTAGACAGAATAAAATTCAGAAAAACTGGAAAAAATATAGAAATGTTCAGTGGAAAGCTAAATTATAA
- a CDS encoding toxic anion resistance protein — MDNQENQSVDPFGSIEPLKTFEPTPMSAPPGMATQNTSSAPLVDKEGNVNLNQLKTEERQKYEVLADSIDETNPGSIINFGADLQRTLSNQSDSFLGNVRRSNSGEVGELINNLLVELNYVDVEELNQNKFKSFLSKLPFMKSVMTQIENLFAKYDKIINNIDQISYKVNAGIITSTKDNAVLQTIFESNITAIKQIEELVIAGNLRMEKAGTELTAMESAPQNYQDYQIADKRDFITRLDRRLADLKVVRLIMMQSLPQIRLVQNNNVSIAEKAQTILTTTLPLWKNQLSLAVAMYRQQQNIEIQQKVSSTTEEILRKNAERLGQNSVNVAKANEQTIVSIDTLRETTSKLINTLNEVKQIQKQGAEGRRKLDQDLMTLEHELKANVRG; from the coding sequence ATGGATAATCAGGAAAATCAGTCCGTTGATCCATTTGGATCCATTGAGCCGCTAAAAACATTTGAACCAACTCCAATGTCTGCGCCGCCCGGCATGGCAACTCAAAATACGTCCTCTGCTCCATTGGTGGATAAGGAAGGAAACGTCAACCTTAACCAGCTGAAAACAGAGGAACGCCAGAAGTACGAAGTACTGGCAGATTCTATTGATGAAACAAACCCGGGATCGATAATAAATTTTGGTGCAGATCTCCAAAGAACGTTATCTAACCAGAGTGACAGTTTTCTTGGAAATGTAAGGAGATCGAATTCGGGAGAAGTAGGAGAGCTGATTAATAATCTGCTTGTTGAATTGAATTATGTAGACGTTGAAGAGCTCAATCAGAATAAATTCAAAAGCTTTTTAAGCAAATTACCTTTCATGAAAAGTGTCATGACACAGATTGAGAATTTATTTGCCAAATACGATAAGATCATCAACAATATAGACCAGATCTCATATAAGGTCAATGCCGGAATTATTACTTCTACTAAGGATAATGCTGTTTTGCAGACTATTTTTGAGAGTAACATAACGGCCATAAAGCAGATAGAAGAATTAGTGATTGCGGGAAATCTGAGAATGGAGAAAGCTGGGACTGAACTTACTGCTATGGAATCTGCACCACAAAATTATCAGGATTATCAGATTGCTGACAAAAGAGATTTTATTACCAGGTTAGACCGTAGGCTGGCAGATCTTAAGGTGGTCCGCCTGATTATGATGCAGTCTCTACCTCAGATCAGGCTGGTTCAGAATAATAACGTATCCATTGCTGAAAAGGCGCAGACTATTCTCACCACAACACTGCCACTTTGGAAAAATCAACTTTCACTGGCCGTTGCAATGTACAGGCAGCAGCAGAATATTGAAATTCAGCAGAAAGTTTCCTCTACAACAGAAGAAATCCTAAGAAAGAATGCGGAGCGTCTGGGACAGAACTCTGTGAATGTTGCCAAGGCTAATGAACAGACCATTGTTTCTATTGATACATTGAGGGAAACGACCTCAAAATTAATCAATACTTTAAATGAAGTGAAGCAGATCCAGAAGCAGGGAGCAGAAGGCAGAAGGAAACTGGATCAGGACTTAATGACTCTGGAACACGAATTAAAAGCAAACGTAAGAGGATAA